In Herbinix luporum, a single window of DNA contains:
- a CDS encoding GNAT family N-acetyltransferase, which produces MTIKELTAKQREEIFFQYMVKHFHKSEIKPFEIIEKLISEGKYVCYGLFNSKEDQLKGYAYFIKNEDDKILLLDYLAVLKPYRCHGIGGKFLNQMRKMFAGEYKTILAEVENPDFAYNKADSLLRKRRIQFYLKNGMSLSNVLARVSVDNYRILFMSLEEVTQEDNKILKAMDTIYQIAFPKEFYEKHIELEITNVII; this is translated from the coding sequence ATGACAATAAAAGAACTAACGGCTAAACAAAGGGAAGAGATATTTTTTCAATATATGGTCAAGCATTTTCATAAAAGTGAGATAAAACCCTTTGAAATCATTGAAAAGTTAATATCTGAAGGTAAATATGTCTGTTATGGCTTATTTAATAGCAAAGAGGACCAATTAAAGGGATATGCTTATTTTATTAAGAATGAGGATGATAAAATCCTGCTTCTGGATTATCTGGCTGTTTTAAAGCCTTACCGCTGCCATGGGATAGGGGGTAAGTTTCTAAATCAAATGAGAAAGATGTTTGCCGGAGAATATAAAACCATTTTAGCTGAGGTAGAAAATCCTGATTTTGCCTATAACAAAGCAGATAGCTTATTAAGAAAGAGAAGAATACAGTTTTATCTAAAGAATGGTATGAGTTTAAGTAATGTTTTAGCTAGAGTTTCGGTAGATAATTATAGAATTTTATTTATGAGTTTGGAGGAAGTAACCCAAGAAGACAATAAAATATTAAAGGCCATGGATACTATATATCAAATAGCTTTTCCCAAGGAATTTTATGAGAAACACATAGAATTGGAAATTACAAATGTTATAATATAA
- a CDS encoding TraB/GumN family protein, with protein MKKRFISLLLMVSILLSTFSAGTALAQDDQLYLEDLLTNSLASEDLIVGDTYGIYPQSWYLSDMNKPISHAQLRVLMAGLRHKILKTDCVIDYEEVKFKLHEKMTVKEVLEAFYLLISSYDFEGDIGIVDGGNAVNYMKTHGIYKSKIDLSLKDVCSIEQACVIATRLITYIYDALDAASKGFLWEINSGENTVYLLGSIHVANYDIYPFSKKMLKAFDESDVLYVEVDLLGGIDELPNLLEQYGLYTDGTTLKDHVSEETYEKTINIFSMLGMSEEEIIMYKPWVIQYILAPLAAINNVDMEDVENLTLDASLGVDLKFLLDAYLKGKPVEELESYELQIKLLDSFSDQLDEYLLVNTLDSLLGISQENEALEANMFNQMLEYWHTGDVEGFMEVIAPILVQSELPFDLNEEDNEVLALMEEYYDKLLTQRDKVMAEKIDRLLKEEGGKTYFIVVGAAHYISNYSILDILKEKGYEINQIK; from the coding sequence ATGAAAAAACGCTTTATTTCGCTACTGCTGATGGTCTCTATCTTATTATCTACATTTTCAGCAGGCACTGCATTAGCTCAGGATGACCAATTATATTTAGAAGACCTATTGACAAATTCATTGGCCTCAGAAGACTTAATTGTCGGAGATACTTATGGAATATATCCACAATCATGGTATCTTTCTGATATGAATAAGCCTATAAGCCATGCACAGCTTAGAGTATTAATGGCCGGTTTACGTCATAAGATATTAAAAACTGATTGTGTTATAGATTATGAAGAAGTCAAGTTTAAACTTCATGAAAAGATGACAGTTAAAGAAGTATTAGAAGCATTCTATTTATTGATTTCATCTTATGATTTTGAAGGAGACATCGGTATTGTAGATGGTGGTAATGCTGTAAATTATATGAAAACCCATGGCATATATAAGAGTAAAATTGATCTTTCCCTAAAAGATGTATGCAGCATAGAACAAGCCTGTGTTATAGCTACTAGGCTTATTACTTATATATATGATGCCCTTGATGCTGCCAGTAAGGGCTTTTTATGGGAAATAAATTCAGGTGAAAATACCGTATATTTATTAGGCTCTATTCATGTGGCAAATTATGATATATATCCTTTTAGTAAAAAGATGTTAAAGGCATTTGATGAATCAGATGTACTTTATGTTGAAGTTGATTTGCTAGGTGGTATTGATGAATTGCCTAATTTACTTGAACAATATGGTTTATATACAGACGGTACGACTTTAAAGGATCATGTATCGGAAGAGACCTATGAAAAGACTATCAATATATTTTCCATGTTAGGAATGTCAGAAGAAGAAATTATTATGTATAAACCTTGGGTAATTCAGTATATATTAGCACCTTTAGCAGCTATCAACAATGTTGATATGGAAGATGTTGAAAATTTAACATTAGACGCTAGCTTAGGAGTGGATCTTAAATTTTTATTAGATGCCTATCTTAAAGGTAAGCCGGTTGAAGAACTTGAAAGCTATGAATTACAGATAAAATTGCTTGACAGTTTTTCCGACCAACTGGATGAATATCTATTGGTAAATACCTTAGATTCACTTTTAGGTATATCACAGGAGAATGAAGCTCTTGAAGCTAATATGTTTAATCAAATGTTGGAATATTGGCATACCGGTGATGTAGAAGGCTTTATGGAAGTGATTGCTCCAATCTTAGTACAATCTGAGTTACCTTTTGATTTAAATGAAGAGGATAATGAAGTTTTAGCATTAATGGAAGAATATTACGATAAGTTATTAACTCAGAGAGATAAGGTAATGGCAGAAAAAATAGACCGGTTACTTAAAGAAGAAGGTGGCAAAACCTATTTTATAGTAGTAGGAGCTGCTCATTATATTAGTAACTACAGTATTCTAGATATTCTCAAAGAAAAGGGCTATGAAATCAATCAAATAAAATAA
- a CDS encoding M16 family metallopeptidase: MTSIHRLSNGITLVMEEMPYLKSAAFGVWVRVGSANEDETNNGIAHMIEHMMFKGTKNRTGKQIADEMARIGGNINAFTSKECTSYYATTLSQHLPIAIRIIGDMLNNSLFDEKALRKEKSVIIEEIDMYEDSPEDLAHELLQQRIWKGHPLGYMISGKKTIVRKINKDQILDFMDSYYTGENIVISIAGSFNQREILSLVEEEFGKIKAKSTKLIKSPDKPRYHKVVCKRNKDIEQLHINIAFDGISYLSDERFTLSVLNCIFGGSVNSRLFQKIREDEGLTYSIYSYGSSYKDTGLLHIYAAMNPNQKDMVIDMIYNEIYQLKSKGITKDELIMTKEQIKTELILGSEGARNRMNSNGKSMLNRGRIVSINELIDNIEKVSLDDVISFANRYLDLSNSSISLVGNLK, translated from the coding sequence ATGACAAGTATCCACAGATTATCCAATGGGATAACCCTTGTAATGGAAGAGATGCCTTATCTAAAAAGCGCGGCCTTTGGAGTATGGGTAAGAGTTGGTTCAGCCAATGAAGACGAAACTAATAATGGGATAGCTCATATGATTGAGCATATGATGTTTAAAGGAACAAAGAACCGTACAGGTAAGCAGATAGCAGATGAGATGGCTCGAATCGGAGGTAATATTAATGCATTTACCAGTAAGGAATGTACTTCATATTACGCCACTACCCTTAGCCAACATCTGCCAATAGCAATCAGAATTATAGGTGATATGTTAAATAATTCTCTTTTTGATGAGAAGGCTTTAAGGAAAGAAAAAAGTGTTATTATAGAAGAAATAGATATGTACGAAGATTCTCCGGAGGATTTGGCCCATGAACTGCTTCAACAAAGGATTTGGAAGGGACATCCTCTAGGGTATATGATTTCAGGTAAAAAAACAATTGTAAGAAAAATAAACAAAGATCAGATTCTTGATTTTATGGATAGCTATTATACAGGGGAGAATATTGTTATTTCCATAGCCGGTAGTTTTAATCAAAGGGAAATTCTATCTTTGGTTGAAGAAGAGTTTGGTAAGATAAAAGCTAAATCTACAAAATTAATAAAATCACCGGATAAACCAAGATATCATAAAGTAGTATGTAAGAGAAATAAAGATATTGAACAGCTTCATATTAATATAGCCTTTGATGGAATTTCATATCTTTCTGATGAAAGATTTACCCTGTCAGTATTAAATTGCATCTTTGGTGGAAGTGTAAATTCCAGGTTATTTCAGAAGATTAGGGAGGATGAGGGATTAACTTATTCCATATATTCTTATGGAAGTTCATATAAGGATACGGGGCTTCTTCATATATATGCAGCCATGAATCCCAATCAGAAGGATATGGTAATAGATATGATTTATAATGAAATTTACCAGCTAAAGAGTAAGGGGATTACCAAGGATGAGCTTATAATGACAAAAGAACAGATAAAAACAGAGCTTATCTTAGGCAGTGAAGGTGCTAGAAATAGAATGAATTCCAATGGAAAATCAATGCTTAACCGTGGAAGAATAGTATCAATAAATGAACTGATAGATAATATTGAGAAGGTGAGCTTAGATGATGTTATATCATTTGCCAACAGGTATCTAGATCTGTCTAATTCATCCATATCCTTAGTAGGGAATTTAAAATAA